A genome region from Leptodactylus fuscus isolate aLepFus1 chromosome 6, aLepFus1.hap2, whole genome shotgun sequence includes the following:
- the LOC142209364 gene encoding keratin, type I cytoskeletal 12-like isoform X3: MSSQKGSASSSRVSVGGGGYGTAVCSFLGSSGGCGAGGYGGRRAGSISAGYGGAGAFGGSLSGGAAFGSGLVSAGGFGGSFGGGLAGGFGGDNLLTGDEKGTMQNLNDRLANYLGKVRDLEEANADLECKIKKWYEKHKNDNKLDRDYSKYYHIIEELKKQIQAATVDNARIVLQIDNARLAADDFKLKYENELCLRQSVEADINGLRRVLDELNLAKCDLESQIESLTEELICLKKNHEEDMKAFQGVTGQLTVEMNAAPGIDLTETLNNMRKDYEDLAEKNRRDAEARFNEACIALRQEISSGAEQIQSSKSEITELRRSAQALEIELQAALAMKKSLENSLAETEGNYCVQLGKIQDKISALEQQLCEVRSDMERQSSEYNQLLDVKIRLEREIETYRRLLDGESSQYVFHCILLEPNRSRVVKTIVEELIDGKVVSQKVSQSEDKM, from the exons ATGTCTTCCCAAAAAGGATCAGCATCTTCTTCAAGAGTATCTGTTGGAGGTGGAGGATATGGGACAGCCGTTTGCTCATTTCTTGGAAGCTCCGGAGGCTGTGGTGCTGGAGGCTATGGTGGAAGACGAGCTGGAAGTATTTCAGCTGGATATGGTGGGGCAGGAGCTTTCGGTGGTAGCCTAAGTGGTGGTGCTGCCTTTGGTAGTGGCCTGGTTAGTGCTGGGGGCTTTGGTGGTAGCTTTGGTGGAGGATTGGCTGGTGGTTTTGGTGGAGATAACTTGCTGACTGGAGATGAAAAGGGTACTATGCAGAATCTTAATGATCGTCTTGCTAATTATCTGGGAAAAGTAAGAGATTTAGAAGAAGCCAATGCTGACCTTGAGTGCAAAATTAAGAAATGGTATGAGAAACACAAAAATGATAACAAGCTGGACCGGGACTATAGCAAATATTACCATATCATTGAGGAGCTCAAGAAGCAG ATTCAAGCTGCAACTGTGGACAACGCAAGAATTGTTCTTCAAATTGATAATGCCCGCCTGGCAGCTGATGATTTCAAGCTCAA GTATGAGAATGAACTGTGCCTCCGTCAAAGTGTAGAGGCCGACATTAATGGTCTGCGTAGAGTGCTTGATGAACTGAACTTGGCCAAGTGTGACCTCGAGTCACAGATTGAAAGTTTGACCGAGGAACTTATCTGTCTGAAGAAGAACCATGAGGAG GATATGAAGGCCTTCCAAGGAGTTACAGGACAACTTACAGTGGAGATGAACGCAGCTCCAGGGATTGACCTCACTGAAACTCTAAATAATATGAGAAAGGATTACGAAGACTTGGCAGAAAAGAATCGTAGAGATGCAGAAGCTCGTTTCAATGAAGCG TGCATAGCCCTCAGACAGGAGATCTCATCTGGAGCTGAGCAAATTCAGTCCAGCAAGAGTGAAATCACGGAACTGAGACGTTCAGCACAAGCCCTGGAGATTGAACTGCAAGCGGCGCTGGCAATG AAAAAATCACTAGAAAATTCATTGGCTGAGACAGAGGGCAACTACTGCGTACAACTTGGCAAGATCCAAGACAAGATTAGCGCCTTGGAACAACAGTTGTGCGAGGTCAGGTCTGACATGGAAAGACAAAGCTCAGAATACAATCAACTTCTCGACGTCAAAATCAGACTGGAGAGAGAAATTGAGACCTACCGCCGATTGTTGGATGGTGAATCCAG CCAATAtg TTTTTCATTGTATCCTTTTAGAGCCAAACAGATCTCGAGTAGTTAAAACCATTGTTGAGGAGCTCATAGATGGAAAAGTGGTGTCACAGAAAGTAAGCCAAAGCGAAGATAAAATGTGA
- the LOC142209345 gene encoding keratin, type I cytoskeletal 12-like, whose product MAFSVKSHQVSSYSSQGYSGGAAGYGQSGAGVGQGFGQGYGFGGGAGGHGGAAGGYGGGFNSSSSYSFNAGASGAGFGGGYGGAAGGFGGGYGGGAGAGFGAGEGILSGTEKQTMQNLNERLSSYLDKVRALEEANAELERKIKEWYDKHSGGSTTGEGGKDYSQFYTTIEDLKNQILKATNENATILLQIDNARLAADDFRMKYESELTLRQSVEADINGLRRVLDELTINRSDMETQVESLIEEITLLKKNHEDETKGTQSTTMGQVNVEMNAAPGIDLTKILNDMRGQYEILAEKNRKEAENQFNKMSEGLKKEISTGAEQVKTTKSEVSELRKTLQALEIELQSQLAMKKSLEDTLAETEGRFCMQIAQIQGQILAIEEQLAVLRADIECQSSEYQDLLGVKDKLESEIGTYRTLLDGEGGTGSSSSAATTRTSSTTRASGSGSGSGSGADNKRMRKVRKIFDIIENGEIIRTEVKEEYEEI is encoded by the exons ATGGCCTTTTCTGTAAAAAGTCACCAAGTTTCATCCTACAGCTCCCAAGGTTACAGTGGGGGTGCAGCTGGTTATGGTCAAAGTGGAGCTGGTGTTGGGCAAGGCTTTGGACAAGGTTATGGGTTTGGTGGTGGTGCTGGTGGTCATGGTGGTGCTGCTGGAGGATATGGTGGTGGTTTTAACAGCAGTTCTAGCTATAGCTTCAATGCAGGTGCTAGCGGTGCTGGTTTTGGAGGAGGCTATGGTGGTGCAGCAGGAGGCTTTGGAGGAGGTTATGGTGGTGGTGCCGGAGCTGGATTTGGAGCAGGTGAGGGCATTTTATCTGGAACTGAGAAACAAACAATGCAGAATCTTAATGAACGCTTGTCAAGTTATCTGGATAAAGTCCGTGCCTTGGAAGAGGCAAATGCTGAGCTTGAACGTAAGATTAAGGAATGGTATGATAAACACAGTGGTGGTAGCACTACCGGTGAAGGAGGAAAAGACTATTCCCAGTTCTATACCACAATTGAGGATTTAAAAAATCAG ATTTTAAAAGCTACCAATGAAAATGCCACCATACTCTTGCAAATTGACAATGCCAGgcttgctgctgatgacttcaggATGAA GTACGAGAGTGAGTTGACTCTCCGTCAGAGTGTAGAGGCCGATATCAATGGACTCCGCAGAGTCCTGGATGAACTGACCATCAACAGATCTGATATGGAAACTCAGGTTGAAAGTCTCATTGAAGAGATTACTCTTCTCAAGAAGAACCATGAAGAT GAGACTAAGGGAACCCAATCAACAACCATGGGTCAAGTCAATGTTGAAATGAATGCTGCACCAGGTATTGATCTGACGAAGATACTGAATGATATGCGAGGACAATATGAAATTTTGGCTGAGAAGAATCGTAAGGAAGCTGAAAACCAATTCAACAAAATG AGTGAAGGTTTGAAGAAAGAGATATCCACTGGAGCAGAACAAGTTAAAACCACCAAGTCTGAAGTATCTGAGCTAAGGAAGACGCTTCAAGCTCTCGAGATTGAGCTTCAATCCCAACTTGCTATG AAAAAATCACTGGAAGATACACTGGCAGAGACAGAAGGCCGATTCTGCATGCAGATCGCGCAAATACAGGGACAAATTTTGGCAATTGAAGAGCAACTTGCAGTGCTTAGAGCAGACATAGAGTGCCAGAGTTCAGAATACCAAGATCTGCTGGGCGTAAAGGACAAACTGGAATCAGAGATTGGGACATACCGCACACTTCTGGATGGAGAAGG TGGTACAGGATCTAGCTCATCCGCGGCCACGACAAGGACATCTAGCACGACCAGGGCCTCTGGATCTGGAAGTGGTTCCGGATCCGGAGCAG ATAATAAAAGAATGAGAAAAGTGAGGAAAATTTTTGACATCATAGAGAATGGAGAAATTATTCGAACAGAAGTGAAGGAAGAATATGAAGAAATCTAA
- the LOC142209346 gene encoding keratin, type I cytoskeletal 12-like, whose translation MAFSMRQTQSHQASSFSQSGGGFGGGAMMAGGFGGTGGYGGGQSFGGGAASFGAGQGFGGGAASYGGGQGFGGAGGAGGFGGGHGGAGGFGGGFGGGAGGEGILSRNEKETMQNLNDRLASYLDKVRALEEANAALEIKIKEWYEKRRPGGASGEKGPDYSKYYEQIEQLKSQILVASNDNSNLVLQIDNARLAADDFRLKFEGELTLRMSVEADINGLRRVLDELTLSKSDLEGQCESLTEELAFLKKNHEDEIKGSQGTAAGQVNVEMNAAPGVDLAKALNNMREQYEAMAEKNRQDAENQFNKMSEGLKKEISSGAEQVQSTKNESSELKKSLQALEIELQSLMTMKSSLEQNLAETEGQFCMKISQLQIQISAVEEQLAQLRSDSECQAAEYEELLNAKNVLQMEIETYRKLLDGDASGSGSGSGSGSGSGSGSGSGQRQTSSSRGSDSKSSAVKKTRVVKTIIMEGDKVVSEEASEQVIP comes from the exons ATGGCCTTTTCTATGAGACAGACGCAATCTCACCAAGCTTCATCCTTTTCTCAAAGTGGAGGAGGCTTTGGAGGTGGTGCCATGATGGCTGGTGGTTTTGGTGGTACTGGAGGATATGGAGGAGGCCAAAGCTTTGGTGGAGGTGCAGCTAGCTTTGGAGCAGGCCAAGGCTTTGGTGGAGGTGCAGCTAGCTATGGAGGAGGCCAAGGCTTTGGTGGAGCAGGTGGAGCAGGTGGCTTTGGAGGAGGCCATGGTGGAGCAGGTGGCTTTGGGGGAGGATTTGGTGGTGGTGCCGGAGGTGAGGGCATCTTGTCTAGAAATGAGAAAGAAACAATGCAGAATCTTAATGACCGCTTGGCAAGTTATCTGGATAAAGTCCGTGCTTTGGAAGAGGCAAATGCTGCGCTTGAAATTAAGATTAAGGAATGGTATGAGAAGCGCAGGCCTGGTGGTGCTTCAGGGGAGAAAGGACCAGACTACTCCAAGTATTATGAACAAATAGAACAACTGAAATCTCAG ATTCTTGTAGCCAGCAATGACAACTCAAACCTTGTCTTGCAAATTGACAATGCCAGGCTTGCTGCCGATGACTTCAGATTGAA ATTTGAGGGCGAGTTGACTCTCCGCATGAGTGTTGAGGCTGATATTAATGGCCTGCGCAGAGTCCTGGATGAGCTGACCTTGTCCAAGTCTGATCTGGAAGGTCAATGTGAGAGTCTCACTGAAGAGCTTGCTTTCCTCAAGAAGAATCATGAGGAT GAGATTAAGGGATCACAAGGAACAGCTGCGGGTCAAGTCAACGTAGAAATGAATGCTGCACCAGGTGTCGATCTTGCCAAGGCGCTGAATAATATGCGAGAACAATATGAAGCTATGGCTGAGAAGAACCGTCAGGATGCCGAGAATCAGTTCAACAAAATG AGTGAGGGTCTGAAGAAGGAAATATCTTCTGGAGCTGAACAAGTACAGAGCACAAAGAATGAATCATCCGAGCTGAAGAAGTCACTTCAAGCTTTGGAAATTGAGCTCCAGTCACTAATGACTATG AAAAGTTCATTGGAACAGAACTTGGCAGAGACAGAAGGCCAATTCTGCATGAAGATCTCACAACTACAAATTCAAATCTCTGCAGTTGAAGAGCAACTGGCACAGCTTAGATCAGACAGTGAGTGCCAGGCTGCAGAATACGAAGAACTGCTGAACGCGAAGAACGTACTGCAAATGGAGATTGAGACCTACCGCAAACTTCTGGATGGAGATGC TAGCGGTAGCGGCAGCGGCagcggcagtggcagtggcagcggCAGCGGCAGTGGTTCAGGACAAAGACAGACATCTTCAAGTCGTGGAAGTGATTCAAAATCCAGTGCAG TCAAGAAGACAAGGGTAGTAAAGACCATTATCATGGAAGGTGATAAAGTTGTGAGCGAAGAAGCTTCAGAACAAGTTATACCATAA
- the LOC142209364 gene encoding keratin, type I cytoskeletal 12-like isoform X2 has protein sequence MSSQKGSASSSRVSVGGGGYGTAVCSFLGSSGGCGAGGYGGRRAGSISAGYGGAGAFGGSLSGGAAFGSGLVSAGGFGGSFGGGLAGGFGGDNLLTGDEKGTMQNLNDRLANYLGKVRDLEEANADLECKIKKWYEKHKNDNKLDRDYSKYYHIIEELKKQIQAATVDNARIVLQIDNARLAADDFKLKYENELCLRQSVEADINGLRRVLDELNLAKCDLESQIESLTEELICLKKNHEEDMKAFQGVTGQLTVEMNAAPGIDLTETLNNMRKDYEDLAEKNRRDAEARFNEACIALRQEISSGAEQIQSSKSEITELRRSAQALEIELQAALAMKKSLENSLAETEGNYCVQLGKIQDKISALEQQLCEVRSDMERQSSEYNQLLDVKIRLEREIETYRRLLDGESFHCILLEPNRSRVVKTIVEELIDGKVVSQKVSQSEDKM, from the exons ATGTCTTCCCAAAAAGGATCAGCATCTTCTTCAAGAGTATCTGTTGGAGGTGGAGGATATGGGACAGCCGTTTGCTCATTTCTTGGAAGCTCCGGAGGCTGTGGTGCTGGAGGCTATGGTGGAAGACGAGCTGGAAGTATTTCAGCTGGATATGGTGGGGCAGGAGCTTTCGGTGGTAGCCTAAGTGGTGGTGCTGCCTTTGGTAGTGGCCTGGTTAGTGCTGGGGGCTTTGGTGGTAGCTTTGGTGGAGGATTGGCTGGTGGTTTTGGTGGAGATAACTTGCTGACTGGAGATGAAAAGGGTACTATGCAGAATCTTAATGATCGTCTTGCTAATTATCTGGGAAAAGTAAGAGATTTAGAAGAAGCCAATGCTGACCTTGAGTGCAAAATTAAGAAATGGTATGAGAAACACAAAAATGATAACAAGCTGGACCGGGACTATAGCAAATATTACCATATCATTGAGGAGCTCAAGAAGCAG ATTCAAGCTGCAACTGTGGACAACGCAAGAATTGTTCTTCAAATTGATAATGCCCGCCTGGCAGCTGATGATTTCAAGCTCAA GTATGAGAATGAACTGTGCCTCCGTCAAAGTGTAGAGGCCGACATTAATGGTCTGCGTAGAGTGCTTGATGAACTGAACTTGGCCAAGTGTGACCTCGAGTCACAGATTGAAAGTTTGACCGAGGAACTTATCTGTCTGAAGAAGAACCATGAGGAG GATATGAAGGCCTTCCAAGGAGTTACAGGACAACTTACAGTGGAGATGAACGCAGCTCCAGGGATTGACCTCACTGAAACTCTAAATAATATGAGAAAGGATTACGAAGACTTGGCAGAAAAGAATCGTAGAGATGCAGAAGCTCGTTTCAATGAAGCG TGCATAGCCCTCAGACAGGAGATCTCATCTGGAGCTGAGCAAATTCAGTCCAGCAAGAGTGAAATCACGGAACTGAGACGTTCAGCACAAGCCCTGGAGATTGAACTGCAAGCGGCGCTGGCAATG AAAAAATCACTAGAAAATTCATTGGCTGAGACAGAGGGCAACTACTGCGTACAACTTGGCAAGATCCAAGACAAGATTAGCGCCTTGGAACAACAGTTGTGCGAGGTCAGGTCTGACATGGAAAGACAAAGCTCAGAATACAATCAACTTCTCGACGTCAAAATCAGACTGGAGAGAGAAATTGAGACCTACCGCCGATTGTTGGATGGTGAATC TTTTCATTGTATCCTTTTAGAGCCAAACAGATCTCGAGTAGTTAAAACCATTGTTGAGGAGCTCATAGATGGAAAAGTGGTGTCACAGAAAGTAAGCCAAAGCGAAGATAAAATGTGA
- the LOC142209331 gene encoding keratin, type I cytoskeletal 12-like, protein MSYRNANVQEAYGSAASNRAVRQPDNCDEDSQQMNSAGSHNEHRPGARVNFQRGGSGDYEEDSGPAHGNSNQSNMQRGYRSSDNGSSSTSRQRGGSDGYSSGNSSENVGGRYNGSSTGYTGGSMGHSGSYGSTSGGHVGGYRASSGGYASGPSGGYGGSSSGYGSGSSGHRVGFSGSSSSVSRTGGGNFSSRSTGGYSSRCSGRQGFGSGVSGNGGIGGFNGGSATGGQRGGFSTGSLGGFPSGGEGLLQAGEKETMQNLNSRLSVYMEQVRALEDSNSELEDKIRCWYETNKPKKVDNSKYYQTIEDIKDKIMSVTMDNNELTVDVDNAKLATDDFRVKYESELGMRQSVESDIEGLRKVLDNLTLDKASLESQIESLREEIAHNKKNHEQEMKGLQGHTSDVNVQVDAAPGINILKALNEMRAQYEELAEENRWKAEQEYNQKVTELSNEICNSSTEVETGKSEVTELKRCMQTMEIDLQSQLAMKSSLEKTLAETQGRYASQLAQIQERVSHLEEQLAQLRSDMENQACEHKLLLDIKCRLENEIEIYRRLLDGEGGSNCGSGSGSNSGSNSGSSGAEWSSRQDGRSESSSMTDPKKNRLVTTITEERVDGRLVSTKIDKVEQKM, encoded by the exons ATGTCCTACAGAAACGCAAACGTCCAAGAAGCCTATGGAAGTGCTGCATCCAATAGGGCAGTAAGACAACCTGATAACTGTGATGAAGATTCTCAACAAATGAATTCTGCGGGATCTCATAATGAGCACAGGCCAGGAGCTAGAGTAAATTTCCAAAGAGGTGGAAGTGGAGACTATGAAGAAGATTCTGGTCCTGCTCATGGAAATTCAAACCAGAGTAATATGCAAAGAGGTTATAGAAGTTCAGACAATGGTAGTAGCTCAACTTCTAGACAGAGAGGAGGCTCTGATGGATACTCTAGTGGAAATTCCAGTGAAAACGTTGGTGGAAGATACAATGGAAGCTCTACTGGATATACTGGTGGTTCTATGGGGCATAGTGGAAGTTATGGCAGCACCTCTGGAGGGCATGTTGGTGGTTACAGAGCTAGTTCTGGTGGATATGCTAGTGGTCctagtggtgggtatgggggcagTTCTAGTGGATACGGCAGTGGTTCTAGTGGTCACAGAGTAGGCTTTAGTGGTAGTTCCAGCAGTGTCTCAAGAACTGGAGGGGGAAATTTCAGTAGTAGGTCTACAGGTGGATATTCTAGCAGATGCTCAGGGAGACAAGGATTTGGCAGTGGTGTTTCTGGAAATGGAGGCATTGGTGGTTTTAATGGAGGAAGTGCAACTGGTGGGCAAAGAGGAGGTTTTAGTACAGGTTCACTAGGTGGCTTTCCAAGTGGAGGAGAAGGTCTTCTTCAGGCAGGAGAGAAGGAAACCATGCAGAATCTAAACAGCCGTTTGTCCGTATATATGGAGCAGGTGAGGGCTTTGGAAGACTCAAATTCAGAACTTGAGGATAAAATTAGATGTTGGTATGAAACAAATAAACCGAAAAAAGTTGACAACAGCAAATATTACCAGACCATCGAAGACATCAAAGATAAG ATTATGTCAGTTACTATGGACAATAATGAACTCACCGTAGATGTTGACAATGCCAAGCTGGCAACTGATGACTTCAGAGTCAA GTACGAGAGCGAGCTTGGCATGCGCCAGAGTGTGGAATCAGACATTGAAGGATTACGTAAAGTTCTGGATAACCTGACTCTGGATAAAGCTAGTCTGGAGAGTCAAATTGAGAGTCTAAGAGAAGAGATTGCTCATAACAAGAAAAATCATGAGCAG GAGATGAAGGGTTTGCAAGGACATACCAGCGATGTTAATGTACAAGTGGACGCAGCTCCAGGCATCAACATTCTCAAAGCTCTTAATGAAATGAGGGCTCAATATGAAGAACTGGCAGAAGAAAATCGTTGGAAGGCAGAACAAGAATACAACCAAAAG GTCACTGAACTGAGCAACGAGATTTGTAATAGTAGCACAGAAGTCGAGACAGGAAAGTCTGAGGTCACTGAATTGAAACGTTGCATGCAGACCATGGAAATAGATCTTCAGAGCCAACTTGCCATG AAAAGTTCCCTGGAGAAAACCTTGGCTGAGACTCAGGGTCGCTACGCATCTCAGCTGGCTCAGATTCAAGAAAGGGTCTCTCACCTTGAGGAGCAACTAGCTCAACTGCGAAGTGATATGGAGAACCAAGCTTGTGAGCACAAATTACTTCTGGACATCAAGTGTAGGCTGGAAAATGAAATAGAAATATACCGTCGTCTGCTGGATGGAGAAGG TGGATCAAACTGTGGCTCAGGCAGTGGGTCCAACAGTGGGTCCAACAGTGGTTCAAGTGGCGCAGAATGGTCTTCAAGACAAGACGGAAGATCTGAATCATCATCAATGACAG ATCCAAAAAAAAACCGACTAGTGACCACAATCACAGAGGAGAGAGTGGATGGGAGACTAGTCTCAACCAAAATCGACAAGGTCGAACAGAAGATGTAA
- the LOC142209364 gene encoding keratin, type I cytoskeletal 12-like isoform X1, with the protein MSSQKGSASSSRVSVGGGGYGTAVCSFLGSSGGCGAGGYGGRRAGSISAGYGGAGAFGGSLSGGAAFGSGLVSAGGFGGSFGGGLAGGFGGDNLLTGDEKGTMQNLNDRLANYLGKVRDLEEANADLECKIKKWYEKHKNDNKLDRDYSKYYHIIEELKKQIQAATVDNARIVLQIDNARLAADDFKLKYENELCLRQSVEADINGLRRVLDELNLAKCDLESQIESLTEELICLKKNHEEDMKAFQGVTGQLTVEMNAAPGIDLTETLNNMRKDYEDLAEKNRRDAEARFNEACIALRQEISSGAEQIQSSKSEITELRRSAQALEIELQAALAMKKSLENSLAETEGNYCVQLGKIQDKISALEQQLCEVRSDMERQSSEYNQLLDVKIRLEREIETYRRLLDGESSKVIQPSFPQVSREPNRSRVVKTIVEELIDGKVVSQKVSQSEDKM; encoded by the exons ATGTCTTCCCAAAAAGGATCAGCATCTTCTTCAAGAGTATCTGTTGGAGGTGGAGGATATGGGACAGCCGTTTGCTCATTTCTTGGAAGCTCCGGAGGCTGTGGTGCTGGAGGCTATGGTGGAAGACGAGCTGGAAGTATTTCAGCTGGATATGGTGGGGCAGGAGCTTTCGGTGGTAGCCTAAGTGGTGGTGCTGCCTTTGGTAGTGGCCTGGTTAGTGCTGGGGGCTTTGGTGGTAGCTTTGGTGGAGGATTGGCTGGTGGTTTTGGTGGAGATAACTTGCTGACTGGAGATGAAAAGGGTACTATGCAGAATCTTAATGATCGTCTTGCTAATTATCTGGGAAAAGTAAGAGATTTAGAAGAAGCCAATGCTGACCTTGAGTGCAAAATTAAGAAATGGTATGAGAAACACAAAAATGATAACAAGCTGGACCGGGACTATAGCAAATATTACCATATCATTGAGGAGCTCAAGAAGCAG ATTCAAGCTGCAACTGTGGACAACGCAAGAATTGTTCTTCAAATTGATAATGCCCGCCTGGCAGCTGATGATTTCAAGCTCAA GTATGAGAATGAACTGTGCCTCCGTCAAAGTGTAGAGGCCGACATTAATGGTCTGCGTAGAGTGCTTGATGAACTGAACTTGGCCAAGTGTGACCTCGAGTCACAGATTGAAAGTTTGACCGAGGAACTTATCTGTCTGAAGAAGAACCATGAGGAG GATATGAAGGCCTTCCAAGGAGTTACAGGACAACTTACAGTGGAGATGAACGCAGCTCCAGGGATTGACCTCACTGAAACTCTAAATAATATGAGAAAGGATTACGAAGACTTGGCAGAAAAGAATCGTAGAGATGCAGAAGCTCGTTTCAATGAAGCG TGCATAGCCCTCAGACAGGAGATCTCATCTGGAGCTGAGCAAATTCAGTCCAGCAAGAGTGAAATCACGGAACTGAGACGTTCAGCACAAGCCCTGGAGATTGAACTGCAAGCGGCGCTGGCAATG AAAAAATCACTAGAAAATTCATTGGCTGAGACAGAGGGCAACTACTGCGTACAACTTGGCAAGATCCAAGACAAGATTAGCGCCTTGGAACAACAGTTGTGCGAGGTCAGGTCTGACATGGAAAGACAAAGCTCAGAATACAATCAACTTCTCGACGTCAAAATCAGACTGGAGAGAGAAATTGAGACCTACCGCCGATTGTTGGATGGTGAATCCAG CAAAGTAATCCAGCCTTCATTCCCCCAAGTTTCAAGAG AGCCAAACAGATCTCGAGTAGTTAAAACCATTGTTGAGGAGCTCATAGATGGAAAAGTGGTGTCACAGAAAGTAAGCCAAAGCGAAGATAAAATGTGA